The Bombus vancouverensis nearcticus chromosome 7, iyBomVanc1_principal, whole genome shotgun sequence region CCTGTTTCAGTAAACACAGATGATAATAAGGTACATTATTATAAAAGTTTATTCTTATTTTAGCATAGTTATAAAGAGGTATAATTAGAATTCCTTTTGGCCTAGGCACCGGTTGCTGTTGGCTTTACTGCTCTTTGTAGCGAAGACATGTACATGTCTGGAGGACACGGAAAATGTGTAGAAATTATACATGTAATAGGTGATACACTTTGCCAATTAGGGAAGCCTCCTGTAAGGCCAGACTTAGGACCACCAAATATTGATACAGATAATGATAAATtggaaaatataaatgaaataagtGAGCCgagtaatgataataatgaagaATCACTTGTTGAAATAATGGACGatttagaaataaataatgataGAGTATCAGAGATTGAATCTCCTTGCgaggaagaaaataaaatagaggaatctgatgaaataaaaaatttatctaCTGCTCAAGAAGAAGCAACTGTGGATCCACTAAAGGAAATGGACAGTTTGTTAGAATATTGCTTTCTAAAAGCTTGTAAAACTTCAGTAAAATCTAATGATTTACCTATGTTGACAtccaatttctttaaaaatcatTTAATAGCTGCATGTCCACCAGATAAAAacatagatataaaaaaatctcGGTATAAAAAGCTATCATTGTTTTTAGCAGAAATGAAAGCAAAAGGTATTATTAACACTTCTGTAACTAAAGGTGTTGAAAGTATATTATCGATTAAGGTAAGATTTTTTAATGGAAGTTTGTTGGAACATAACTTACTCTTAATATAATTATGCTATACCCTTTTGTAGTTTAATCATCCTCTTATAAAAGAACTAGTCATTGTGGAGGAACATACACCAATCCAGGAGCCAGCTGTTTCTAATGCGGCAGTTGTCTCCGAATGTTATAAAGTAACTGCAGATGTTTTGCCAGTACTATCAAAATTCAGATATGAGTGAGTATAGTGTCACACTCAGGATGTGTCATGTTGCCGCGATACACTAATTGCAAAAAGAATGATTTTCTCTGCAGAGCAGAAGTCGACAACTGTTACATCATATACCATTATGCTGTATTATATGACACGAATTATATACATTTTACTCCCATACAATGATTGCAGAAAAGGGGACGTTATGAAAAGAGCTGAAATCAGAAAATGTTTTACTGAATATGTGAAAGCAGAGAATCTTCAAGATGGAAAGTAAGCAGTGTTTAGCCGATCATGTGTTTTATCGTGATTTGGTATGATCATTTAATTGGTTTTGTTTATAGGATACTGAAATTAAACCCGCAACTCGCAGGTATTATGAAAACCAAAGCGAATGTGGAAACTGTGTTGATGGAGGATGGAATAAATAAGTTTATTGGACGTATGACGCATATGCACGAAGTCACTTTAGCTGGAAATAAATTGTTACACACGGGCAAATTGGAACCCATTGACATGAGAGTCACCGTCCGATCCGGTGGTAAGAAGGTACAGTAATTGATCTCCAAAATTACAATACGTACAGTATTATGGAAAcgttaatatttatttagtacTTATATTACAGGTTACGCTAGTAAACAATTTAGAAACATTTGGTATAAATTCTAAAGAGTTCAGCAAGGAATGCCAGAGCATTGGGGCGAGTGCAACAATTACGGACGAACCAGGAAAGAAAACTCCGAGTGTTCTGGTTCAAGGGAATCAGATTTTATACGTATACAAATTACTTACGGGTAAGTAGTGAATTAACGTATTATGAGATATAAACATCTTTATGCTTAAGTCAAGTGAATGTTAATTTTtcagaaaaatatcaaataaagaaGAATTATATAAGAGGATTAGAATTCGCCCCAAAGAAGCAAGGTTCTCATAAAAAATAGGTTGCCTGGCAAAAATTATCACGTGATAGATGTAGCGTTACGTCAAATTTTTCCTCATAAacgattaaatttttatttatttccgaTACGAAACTTTCCTGTTACAAGATTAAATTTTTACGAATCATTTAAGAATCTCTCGACTATCAAAAAGACTATATGTAGTCTTCATGATGGATTCTATGTTGAATAAACGTTTATTAGAAAACGTAGGCAGCATTTCTGCCCACATCAAAGCTGTCTGATGCCGCTACATCAATCGGTGTTACTACTTGATATTTCAATTTAGGACGTCCTTAATTCCAAATATACGTATGCTGCCAACTCAATGTATTTCTTTCTAGAAATACTTTTTATTAGGTGTTTCACTAATTCATTAATTACTAACATTGAATATCGAATACAGGAAAACTTCTATGAATTGTAATTGCAATTCGACTGATCAATAAATGAATTCGCAACGAAATTTTATAGTTATTTATCTATCCCTAATCTTTGATAAACGATCAGAAcaaaaacaaaatgaaagaaaacCGATGACTGGATGAAAAAAGAATCGGGAATCGAAGtttgttaatataatttattgtatatCGAGGTTTCAACATGGAAAAGTACAAATATTGCAATATAGGGCCCGCGAGCTCTCCTCGggtgggagggagggagggagggaggagGGTACGATTCACAGGAAGGAGAGACAACGCACGTTTAAGATATCTCGAGAATTTTTTCTTCATTTGTTCTGACGAAAATGTGCTTGCTATGCACTAAAACCGGGGATATGAGGTATACATATGCAGATCTTATGTGTTTCCgctgtattttttcttttcgcttACCTGGCGATAGGGAAAAGTCAATGGGTTGACGAGCAATCCACCGATATTTCTTTTGAGTAAAGGAAGGTTCCCTCCTCTCCACGGCCCCCGCATATATTTAATACtcgttttgttctttttctttctgctACCAGTACGCACGAGCGCGTTACGATTGTGACGCGCGACGCGCACGTGCGTGTCGTGACAGTTattactctttttttttatcatcatcattaccatcatcattatcatcatcgcTATCATCTTCACTTTCTATTCCTTAACTAAGCAGGCGACCTTCGGCAGCCATGATCACCCAATTTGATCGATTTTCCATCTAATTCGTCCATCGAAGAAACGACGAGTTCAGAAAGTATCTTAAAGTACTTACTTCTCAAATTTTCCAACTTGTAAGACGATATTACTTTCTGATTGGATTGACGGGTTTTTTGGGCGGATATGACGTAACACTTCGGTGACTGTTTTCTAGATTTCTCAAGATAACGCGAATCTTGTATTTTTACAGTCATACATTCAATATTTAGGGGTCGCTCGTCCGCGAAGTGTTTAACTATATGTAGCTCTCAAAATTTACTTTCTGGGAAACAACTGATCGTTTCTTAGCCGCCATCGACGAATTATGGTTAAGAACATTCGCATTCAACATGAAATATTTCAGAGCACCCTTGGTTTTTATTTTACTAACTTCCTCTTTAATCTCAAAATAAATAACTTCGTCCGAGATTATCATCACAATTAGCCAAATCTTGATCTTAATCTCGATCAACGAGCGTTATCACGGCTGCAACGAAGTACCTTCGTCTCATTCTCTCCGTCTCTTTCTCACCGAAATTTCGTTATTATCATTACCATCTCGTGTGTCTATATCATTCACCCTcactctctctttttctttcctcgtgCTCTCGTTTAGGTACATTTCTTACTTT contains the following coding sequences:
- the eIF2D gene encoding eukaryotic translation initiation factor 2D, whose translation is MFIKPFKVKSNNQLKGTERKKLCEEILAAYPTLTDEETQSLIPKKETISVMKILTYSGHSGKVYCVAKIPMFFQLESLHQALLPTIFTLWHHPNLLRTFTTYPPVVTKLAGGANLMLPGVSIKEPVTLYSFGKLQKGTPVSVNTDDNKAPVAVGFTALCSEDMYMSGGHGKCVEIIHVIGDTLCQLGKPPVRPDLGPPNIDTDNDKLENINEISEPSNDNNEESLVEIMDDLEINNDRVSEIESPCEEENKIEESDEIKNLSTAQEEATVDPLKEMDSLLEYCFLKACKTSVKSNDLPMLTSNFFKNHLIAACPPDKNIDIKKSRYKKLSLFLAEMKAKGIINTSVTKGVESILSIKFNHPLIKELVIVEEHTPIQEPAVSNAAVVSECYKVTADVLPVLSKFRYEKGDVMKRAEIRKCFTEYVKAENLQDGKILKLNPQLAGIMKTKANVETVLMEDGINKFIGRMTHMHEVTLAGNKLLHTGKLEPIDMRVTVRSGGKKVTLVNNLETFGINSKEFSKECQSIGASATITDEPGKKTPSVLVQGNQILYVYKLLTEKYQIKKNYIRGLEFAPKKQGSHKK